The DNA region AACATTATCATAAAAGATATTCTAATTTAATATCAAAGATACAAAGGATATTTTATAATATTGTAACACTTCTAAATCCCTTTTAAATTGAGTTGGGTATTTAGTCATATTTCACTTTTTCTCTAACAAGATTGTGGAATATAATTGGTGTAGGATTAGTTAAACTATCcattattaaattaaaataaaatgaatataTGCTAGTGGATATAGtattcattttcatatacatAAAGTAGTTGCTTTTATGTATGTTTTGTTATTTGACTTTTCTTATGCATTTTCTTTTTTTTCGGAATAGGCCTCCGGTGGAAAGAAGAAGATTGTAGGTGTTTTCTACAAAGGCAATGAGTATGCTTCATCGAATCCCAATTTTGTGGGATGTGTTGAAGGAGCATTAGGTATTCGTGATTGGTTGGAATCAAAAGGACATGAATACATTGTCACTGATGACAAAGAAGGACCCAATTCTGGTAAACATTTTGCCAAATTAACTCACTCTCTTTGAAGGCGTGTAACTTTGTGTCTTGTTCGGTGTCCGTGTTTGTGCGTTCTCATGAGTAGTAATTAAAGTCGTGTATATATATACTTatgattttaaatttttttcaTGTTATATTTGTTTgcttaaattttaaaatatgtGGATAATATCTCAAGTTTATGATTGCTTGAACTTATGACTCATTGTTGTCGTGTTATCAGAACTTGAGAAGCACATTCCTGATCTTAATGTCCTGATATCTACACCATTTCACCCTGCCTATGTTACCGCCGAAAGAATTAAGAAAGCTAAGAATTTAGAGCTACTTTTGACTGCCGGAATTGGTTCTGATCACATTGATCTCAAAGCTGCGGCTGCGGCTGGTTTAACCGTCGCAGAGGTCACTGGAAGCAACACAGTATCTGTTGCTGAGGATGAGCTCATGAGAATTCTCATTCTGACGAGGAATTTTGTGCCTGGTTACCATCAGTCTATTACCGGGGAATGGAATGTTGCTGGCATTGCACATAGAGCCTATGATCTTGAAGGAAAGACGATAGGAACGGTGGGTGCTGGACGAATCGGGAAGCTTTTACTCCAAAGGCTGAAACCTTTTAACTGCAACCTTTTATATCATGATAGACTTAAGATGGAGCCTGAATTGGAGCAAGAAACTGGAGCTAAATTTGAAGAGGACGTCGATGCAATGCTTCCAAAGTGCGATGTAATTGTTATCAACATGCCTCTCACTGAAAAGACAAAGTATGATTTTAATACTAATATCATAGCTACTCCAATATATTCTATGCATTGTGATTTATTTGTGAAACATGGTGTGGCGGCTGTTTAAACAACAATCCTGGTTCAAAAGTAAACAAATATAAAAACTAAAATAGGTAACACACGAGTTTTGTTCACGGAGTTTGGCCAATGGCGCCTAAGTCTCCGACTAGAGAGTGGCTGCAATGTCATTCTATTGTTCAAGTTCAGAGTTAAAAATCACAACTTGTGTTTAAGTGCTTCTGTTGAGTTTACACTGTGACTGAAGTTTTGTTTGTGTTATGTTTGTGATTCAGAGGAATGTTTGACAAAAATAGAATTGCTAAGTTGAAGAAAGGTGTCTTGATTGTTAACAATGCTCGCGGGGCAATTATGGACACACAAGCAGTGGCTGATGCTTGCACTAGTGGACACATTGCAGGTAATTCTAAAACCAGAACTGGCAAATATAGTATTTCCAAACAAAACATAATCCTAAAGTGTAAcacttgaatttcatttgaaCTATGTTTGATGTGATGTAACATCTGAGTTTCATCTTATAGGTTACAGTGGTGATGTTTGGTTCCCTCAACCAGCTCCAAAAGATCATCCATGGCGCTACATGCCAAACCATGCCATGACTCCTCATATTTCTGGAACCACCATAGATGCGCAGGTAGTTTAATTTTTGACAAAACTACTTCACTTTagtcctttattttaatttctaGTTGTAAGTTGGTCctttaaattattatttttctCAATTTAATCTCACATGTTCCTAAACTTTACTTGAGACACAAGTTGCCTCATCTACAAGGAGAAATACAAACATGTCATTGATGACTTTGTATTGCCTACAGTCAGCAATTCCACAGTGAATATATATATGATCGTTGGATTGCGATTAGACATTGAAATGTCCACGAGGGCCCTTTGATCTCGACCCAAGGACTACTTATATGACGACTGCATGGATGCTTGATTCCAGAAAACTGTTGTAGAAAACTAATACTGTTTATGTTTTAGAACATGCAAGAATTCATGAAACAAAAAAAGTTAAAAATGAAAGACTACATTCTCTAGACATTAGCATACCCTTTTACTTTTGCTATATTTTTTAAGTACATTTTTTTGTGAACTactgatgatgatgttgatgattgAAACTTGTTCAGTTACGCTATGCTGCTGGAGTCAAAGATATGCTTGAGAAGCACTTCAAGGGTGAAGACTTTCCCAAACAGAACTACATTGTGAAGGCGGGTGAATTAGCAAGCCAATACCGGTGAATGAAGTGTTTTTAAAGGCCAGTGGATTCTACTAAATAAAGATATGTGCGGCTTTGTAATAATGTACTCAGCTTTGTGGTTGAAACTTGTTTAATAAAAACTGTAATGGACACAAGTATGATTCTTGTGTTTTCCTGAATTTCAATGTACTAGTAGTatttagtgtatgtatgtgttTGAGTATTCAGTTACTCTTTGTAGTAGAATCTTAAAAATATTTATCAAGGTTATCCATTCCAAAAAATATCTGTAATGGAATGAGATGAAATAGAATTAAATTTCATAGTTTGTACTAGTTAAAATCGGACGGAATGGAATGAACTGGTATCGACTTCATACTATTCACTTGCCAGAGACAAACAAAGTAGTGAAGGAAAAACTGGATCACTTGATTGTCCTGTAAATAAATTACATTTGAGATACTATTTTCAAGCTTTGTTTTACACACTCGTGTTCCTACATTCCCACCTTTCAATAGGTATAATATCTGTAGCAAGAGAACAAAATCTAGCATCACTGTCATTTTCTCCCCTATGAGTAGCCAAAAGGCTAACACACTTTGATCTTGGAAATATAATTTCATTCAATGTATTATATGTCAAAAACAACACATGCTTCACATAGTGTCACTATTTTGTTTAAGAAAGTTAAGGTCTTTCATTTGCAGTTCAACAGCTTCTTTTGATAGAGGTTTGGCATCTGGAATATAATCCATGCCTCCATCTTCTACTTTCTGTGCCATTTCTGTAACCATGCGTCGAATCTCTTGTTTTGGAACTGATGGAAAAACAGAACAAAGTATTGTACTTAGTAATCTTTCATCTTCAATCTCTATAGGATCCTTTCCAAAGCAACATACATAGATAGCATCAAGCGCCTTCTCAACTCGAACCTCCATTGGTACCGCAGGAGGTGCACCCTTTAGTTTCGCTCTTCTCTATAGTGTACAGCATAAATTTTCTAGTTGTTAGGACAGAAGCATATAGATAAGCAGTTTAATTAAGTACTTATAGCATAAAGGCCTATCATAAAAGTGCTTATGTTTAAACTGTTTCTATAACAAAAGATAACATAAAGTCAAGTCAAGCTATTTTCATATAAGTTGTTTTCATAAGTTAATATGAGTAGCTTATGGACCTAATGTGAAAACAGCCTGAACATGTCATGAGCTTATTTTTCAAACAGTTTCACAAATGTTTATATCCGTGGATAAAATTAAATATGTTGATCCAAACAGGCCAAAAGTACACGAATATCTGTCACACATCTTGGAATTGCCTTTCCTCTTCTCAATCTATTCAGATGATTACATAGTGGATGAAACTTTATGTGGGAGAATTCATTATGAAGATATTTAGCAAGGAGCATCCCAATCTTTACCCCAATCATTTGTCTACAAACCTATATTTGAATTCAGACCTAAGATTGCAACGACATAAAACTTTTGAAGAAGTTCTTTGCAGCCCATTATGGCCTAACCAAACCAACTCAAAGGAATAGTCTCTAAATTGCAGATAGAGATACTCAGTTTACATCAAAGCATTTACTTTGAACAAAAGCAACAGAATTGTGATTCTTACAAAACTAAGGTTTTGAATGTGTGTAAAACCAACTAAGAATATCCAAAAACATGCTATCTTTACTGATATAGTTTTTCAGAGATGGAAAAACCAACCTCTCTTGCTTCTTCCATCATGGCAATGAAAGTCTGTTCTTCAAACTCAACATCGTCCGAGATTCGAAGCCTCGcgactccttccaaaatctccTCAGTTTTAAGTAGACCTGCACCAACAGCTGCAAGCCAACAACATAACAGAACATAGATAGGATCCCCTGTCTACAAACAACAAACTAACACCAAGTTAGACACACATTCACATTCATACTCATCCATTTCCATTTTAGCTCATGAACATGAAAACAAGAATCTAATACCACAAAAAAACTATTTCAATAATAAAAGAAGTAAACAACAATAGTTTAATTTTCAAACACTTGGGGTGCACAAATTTCAACTAcagaaaacaataaaaaatgCAAAATTTAATAAAGGGGTATGAGCAAAAACGATAAATTACCTTTCCTTTTCGAGATTGGAACTGATAAAAAGAAGTTGAATCACTAGGAGAACAATTATTACCAACCCTTCTTCTAAACTCAGCAAAATCAACAAGATCATTACCAACACCACCTTCATCACTCATGATTCTAGCTAAGAGACCAACAACAGGAAGAGAACCAATGACTTTGTTTACTATACTTGAAAAGGAGTTTGGATTCTCCATGTAAGCTTTGATGGTGAAGTTTGTAGTTTTTGAAGTTTGTTTAGATGGGTGATGAACATGGTGATGACTATGAAAAAGAAgagaagatgaagatggtgatGTGAGTTTGGAGAAAGAAGAGAGATTGAAGAAATGAGAATAAGGAGAAGAAGTGAACTTTGAAACTAGCATGGTGGAAGAGAGAAGAAAGGGAGAGAGGTTTATCTGTGTTTGAGAGTATGTTTCTTGGCCTCTCGTTTATATATGTTATGTTATCCACTTGGCTGGATTGAGTTTGAGCATTTGATTCGCTTCATAGTTCatgtgttttttttttcttttcaattttgttatttttaaaaaGAAAAGTACTTATGTGTATAAAGGCATTTTTAAATTTTATCTCGAAATCCATAAAAACAACAGAGAAATGAGAGTAAAAACACTATTGACTTAGATAGTCTATCCATGGATTCTTCACAAATTCATATCCTTTTCTCATAAACTTTTACGATGAAACCAGTAATTTCTAAAGAAAAGGTTTCTAGTAAATCCAGCAAATCATTCGCTGAAGCATTAGACAATGTTTTCGGCATCCCAATTAGCCAACTCCCAACTCCTTATGTGATGGGGGATAGGCTTTCCATCTCGATCCCAAATGTTGCATACCTCATTGGCCTTGATTCCTGCGAGCATAACCTACATGGAAGGATCATGTAGTCTAAAGGTTCCTataagatcccaattttgaccctaagatccctcatgcaatttcatcatatgcattagcattgggatccaccttggcatcctccttacccctctctcattgggtttgttttgggagagatcaccaagcaccatgtgattgtatcatacttgcatttttgcattttactaaccaaaataccaaaaatatatctttttatttgcctaactcttttgtaggtagagcataatcaccattgatctatcaagttcacatttagggtttaagaccctcatggctaagagcacaatcaaagattgatccacaatgtctcaaagaATTATATATGAGTCtcattgatctctacatgttatattgatcaagtattcttcaagagtttggaggtgatttgccttggaaaccctagtttgactgggtgtcttgagtaacttctccaacaagctatctcaccagttgatcaaatttctcaaaagacacttcaaaattcatcatcttatgcatatatgatctaccatgagcctaaaaagtcaagagacttgaaggttagcaagttggttgatggtggttggccaaatgaattcatctgatcaacattgggtctccctagaccctatctcctacaattttcaccatatgaaaatgattccaaaataaaaGTTACTCTAAACGACATTCCtaacaaatttcatgttgagacctagagttagttttgcttggaaaatcattttctatgttaaaacattataggtcattttgtctaaaccataatttgaaagtcaacttctcaaggccataacttgttcaatttttatgagatgaaagatttccaagtttcacaatcaaattcaagatgtctacttaaactttgatgtttagagtgagagctaattcaacttttatgagcatgtgatatgaggatgcattataggtcatttttgacctataccattgaataagtgattttttcaaacttcaaaaacgcataactctatcattctaaatccaaattacatgaaattggtgaccatttttaaggtatttgaaatagctacgactttgatgaagacacctttctcatttgaagctcacataaaaagttaagcaaggtggaatattgagatatatgacttgacacttagaaaaaatttcaacatgttgaaatttccaaacttccacctcaaaattaaccatgatccaagctccaaatggaaaagttttcaacatcaaacttgttccccttgatctaagctttccaaagaacccaagttcatgcattttggatgagatttgttaggtatgcgcatggctttaacagagctgcatgtttggaagaaatcaaatgccaaaaatcatatttcacattgccttgacatccaagcaTGGTTTGAACTTAAGAACATTGCAAGTGGATCAAATTGtattgcttcatgggcctgtacacgtccacgcaagcttgtgcatgaaatgtccaaatttagcaatttttcaagtgtgtaaatatcattcccaattgctataaatacaggcccttggagcgCAATTgaaacacaccttgcgcgccagctttgccccccaattgaaaccctcacatttcaaaggaaaccctgataattttcaacttgaaaattgagtttgaatctcactatttggagattcaagaactctaggatccaaagctttgtaccattgacaaacctctcctacaagcttctgaagtgtgatcagatcaagtttgaagcaaacaacatcaagttctgcacatcattgaaggtaaatttcagaaaacttcatctcttcgattctcactcaattctcatcaattctcttggatctttggttgtatgaagtcctaccaatgtaggcaagaagattgagttgctttgaggtcaaatcgaagcaactcagttgacacacctcaaaattcaactcctcatatctttttatatatttggagttagttgaaattgagaccagattcgtgctttacgccattttttctttcagatcatgtcctttttttcattttcttgatggtgatgagtgaaccagtccggtggacctcgcctgagaaggtgaccggaggtccagcgccggtggtgtgctggacaggttctgagccattgatctcttttaaaatgttttaatctcatgtgTTACTTCTGAATGTCAAGCCTATGTCGCATTGACTGcagtgcatcatggaacgcgcgatctggtccacttgatctgccacctcaattaatgagggaaatcaagtggctcacatttttttattttttttatttttgttttaattcatttgattttcgttaattcatattaattttaatattgatccaaaaaatatgagagtttcaccaaaaaaatttaaataaattcctctttcatattctgaattaaaattattttttggatctgtaagaccccaattttgtccctaagatccctcatggcatcatatcatatcatatcattgcctcaaggatcattgtgcatcTTGCCTTCTTTCttgtgggtgggttgtcttttgagagtggttcttgatcaccaagcatgtttgcatttgtatatcattgcttttcatttgtttactaaccaaaagtacaaaaatattgtcatctaaccttgttacttgcagatgaagcaaccatCAGGTCAAGCCAGTCACAGGcagccattgagcaatggatggtggccattctgaagaatttgggcaccataatcatttattaagagttcatatgaaccatgacatcattttgaatcaaggtctcaagtggtagaggtttgaaattcatcaaagcattggtcagtcaaccaaaaccctagcaaagtcaactgtggtcaactgtgcataaaatcagggatttgaaggtgggagatggtttgagagacctcattcatgtccatacaagcctcatataacatgtaAAACATCATCATTGGAGAActtgaggtcagacaaaaagtttccaaaaatagtaagtgacgtgtaatttcaaactgccaaaaatggaaaggtcttctcctcaactttacatcaccaatcaagcttcaaatcaaattttgtccaacatgaaagttgaagatcttgctctcacctttccaaaaaagtccaagaacatccatttctcatttgtggttggcaagttatgatcaaatcattggcaaggaattttgaacttcaacaaggcataacttttgcatcaaaaggtcaattcatgtgattcttttttgagtaattttctcttgatccctactatcataatcatgcatcatatttcacaaattctcatcataaaaaaatggcatttttcacttgacttcattttgaattttggtgggaaaaggtgattttgaaaaatgggcattattttcactccaaaccaattgtCATTGCCTCAAAACAGAATTTGCAACTTGTTTCAAGCCAaattcgcactgttccattgcaTGGCATTGCAtgagggcattttggccaaattgcaaAACATGCTCATTTCACTTAATCCATTGCAttgttgctaatcatgattaagaagcttcattaacaggtggtataaagtgctaatcctaacagaattcagTAACAACAACTTCATAATTTCATATCCAAAacttttcatctcaaattctctcaaattttctcaACTTTGTTCATCGAATTTCAACATTTCTTTTGCTTGTTTCTTGTGCTAATCATTATCTGCAGGGATTATTGAAGTGAATTGAAGCCAAATCTTGGAAAATTCTTGAAGAATCGCAGCTGTTGAACCTTGTGCATTTCCATGGCAATTGAGATTTCAAGAAGGATCAAGCATTTTTTGAGCTGAGATCTTGcttccattcattcatccaagcAACATAGAGCACCTGATTCAACATTTCCAAGCCAGATTCACACGATTTCAACTCTGCATCTCCATAGAGGTTAGAATTCGATCACTCTAATTCTTGCAATTATGATATGTATCTTATAGGTCCTTTGTTGCTGGTTATAATGAACTTTAGATCTAGTGATTTCATGCAATATTGAGGAAGTTATCATGATTTGAAACTTGGATGTTAGAATTTGTTCTGCTCGATTCTTTTCATGTAGTTAGAATTAAATGAAATTGATGTTGGATTAGTGTTGTGTGTTGAATGATGATTCGATTGGTATAATTTTTATGAATTTCTGTGACAAaaagttcatgatgatgatgaacatgatgaacacgcGTTGAAGCTTAGGGTTTCCAATTTCCAGAATCACTTTGATCCGCTTGGCCTTGTTTCTGCATGTGTTTCGTGTTTGTGTGCCATGCACCAATTGCAGCttgccacctcacttaatgaaacggtgcgtttcattaagtgagcgccaATTTCAAATGCAAG from Lathyrus oleraceus cultivar Zhongwan6 chromosome 1, CAAS_Psat_ZW6_1.0, whole genome shotgun sequence includes:
- the LOC127119751 gene encoding formate dehydrogenase 1, mitochondrial — encoded protein: MMAMKSAASTLLSASSVITRNFHASGGKKKIVGVFYKGNEYASSNPNFVGCVEGALGIRDWLESKGHEYIVTDDKEGPNSELEKHIPDLNVLISTPFHPAYVTAERIKKAKNLELLLTAGIGSDHIDLKAAAAAGLTVAEVTGSNTVSVAEDELMRILILTRNFVPGYHQSITGEWNVAGIAHRAYDLEGKTIGTVGAGRIGKLLLQRLKPFNCNLLYHDRLKMEPELEQETGAKFEEDVDAMLPKCDVIVINMPLTEKTKGMFDKNRIAKLKKGVLIVNNARGAIMDTQAVADACTSGHIAGYSGDVWFPQPAPKDHPWRYMPNHAMTPHISGTTIDAQLRYAAGVKDMLEKHFKGEDFPKQNYIVKAGELASQYR
- the LOC127119768 gene encoding photosystem I assembly factor PSA3, chloroplastic, translating into MLVSKFTSSPYSHFFNLSSFSKLTSPSSSSLLFHSHHHVHHPSKQTSKTTNFTIKAYMENPNSFSSIVNKVIGSLPVVGLLARIMSDEGGVGNDLVDFAEFRRRVGNNCSPSDSTSFYQFQSRKGKTGDPIYVLLCCWLAAVGAGLLKTEEILEGVARLRISDDVEFEEQTFIAMMEEARERRAKLKGAPPAVPMEVRVEKALDAIYVCCFGKDPIEIEDERLLSTILCSVFPSVPKQEIRRMVTEMAQKVEDGGMDYIPDAKPLSKEAVELQMKDLNFLKQNSDTM